A segment of the Fimbriimonadaceae bacterium genome:
CTCGGCAAACGCTGATTGGGCGGGCACAAGCCGGCCGGCCCGTAGGTGGCCGGTGACCGCCAACCGGGCCCGCTCGCGCGACCTCTCGCGGGCAAGTTCGGCAAACCGGGCCTTCCAATCGTCCTCTTCGTGCCAGGGCGCGGTGAACGCCACGTCGTGCCCGAAAAGCCGGGCCGATGCCACCCGTGGGTTCCGCACCAGGCTGACCTCTCGGATCTCCATGAGGTCGGGGGACAGGCCGAGGGAGAGGGACTGGGCTCCGCTTTGCCGGATCAGGGCGTCGGCCTCGGCCGTCAGGGCGACCGTGCCGACCAGGTCGTCACCGTCAGCCGCCACCTTGGTCAGATAACCGAGTTCCAGCGGCGACTTGGCATGTTCGATGAGGATCGGGACGGGCAGGTCGAAACGCTCGGCCAGTCCGGCAAGATGCTCCCGGGTGACCGTGACGCCCTTGTCGGGATAGTCGCCCGCCTCGAAGAGTTTGGCGCGGCGGTCGGTCCATGCCTTCTCATGGCCCAAGTAAGGCGGTGGGCCGAGCCCCTCCGCTGAAAGGGCCTCGGCGACGGCACGGGCCTCGTCTGGCCCCAGGCGTTCGCGTCTGCCCAAGTGGCCCGGGCCTGCTGCCGCCGCCGCGCGCAGCAGGCTCCGTTGGTGGGGTGACAGTTCTTTCGGTTTCTTCTTCAACCATGTCTCCAGAGCCCTTGCGGCTCCGGGAGACTAGGAGTCGGCGGAAGTTTCGGTCAACCTGAGGACGGTCTATCGCCTGCGGCGGCGGGCCACGACCAGGCCACCGAGCCCCAGGACGAGCAGGCTCGCCGGTTCGGGGACGGCGTCCGGCGTCCCCGTCTGGAACCGGGCGACGTTGAATCCCGACTGCGGCAGGAACGACACGTCCAGCCCCGTGACGTCTTCGTCGGAAACAAAGCCGAAGAAAGCCTGGGCCCCGAAACCGAGGCTATTGAAGTCCGTCCCTGCCCCGTTGGCCAGGCTGATATGACCGCCGAAGCCGTCGAAGTTGTTGTAGACCATGCCGAAGGCGTGAACCGGCGCGTCAAAGGCCACCGTCAGCTTTGTCGCCAGACCTTGCGCGGACGCACAGGCGCTCATATTGTTGAAATAGCCCGTCCCGGACCCCCCAAAGTCTTTTCCGATCCAAAACAGGGTGGAGAAGTTGGTGGAGAATGTGGCCGGTCCGACTGTCAGTGGCCCCTCCCCAAACGAGATCGCCTCGTCGGGCGCCCCGATCCCCTCAAAGTCAAAGGAGGCGACGTTTGTCACGTGGCTGCTCCACACCGCCTCGTCCGTGAAGAACGTCGTCGCGGCCAGACCGGCCGATGTCAACGCAGCCATCGAGAGCACAAGCAAGTACCTCATGGGATCCATTCTTATCCGGCCCTGAGCCCAGAACAAGCGGTTTGGGACTAAAAACTACAAAAAGTAGTTTATATCCCGTCTGTTGGCCTATGGCGAGAGACGGGCAGGCTCAGAACATCCCCATGGCTTCGCGGACTTCGGCCATGGTGGCGGCGGCGCGTTCCGTCGCCCGGGCTGCGCCGTCGCGCAGGATGTCCTCGATGGTCGCGTCGTCCAGTTGGGCGCGGCGCTCGCGGATGGGGCGGAGATATTCGTTCAGGGCTTCGGTGAGCTCCTTCTTGTTCTGCATGCAACCGCGCAGTCCCTGACGGTCTTCTTCCCACTGGGTCTCCCAATCGGGCGAGTAGAGCTTCAAGTACTGGCACACCGCGCAACCCTCGGGGACACCCGGGTCGTCCTTCTTGATCTTGGTGGGGGTCGTGAAGGCGCTCTTGATCCGTGCCG
Coding sequences within it:
- a CDS encoding PEP-CTERM sorting domain-containing protein, whose translation is MRYLLVLSMAALTSAGLAATTFFTDEAVWSSHVTNVASFDFEGIGAPDEAISFGEGPLTVGPATFSTNFSTLFWIGKDFGGSGTGYFNNMSACASAQGLATKLTVAFDAPVHAFGMVYNNFDGFGGHISLANGAGTDFNSLGFGAQAFFGFVSDEDVTGLDVSFLPQSGFNVARFQTGTPDAVPEPASLLVLGLGGLVVARRRRR